The Bradysia coprophila strain Holo2 unplaced genomic scaffold, BU_Bcop_v1 contig_151, whole genome shotgun sequence genome contains a region encoding:
- the LOC119074969 gene encoding uncharacterized protein LOC119074969 produces MDVIPPRHRKQRNSNFKTTETGVVHQENEQFSKRELLSNWNKYDDNVPQTDAPLASNFEELLSQPASVGGHFLFNSEKGWESNDDWYNRDDYFQLNLIELSKSLATLPYYERLSYSQSIFSSEEIDEMNRQAKYQLFKWQSKGSNTGSSRDVKCEANVHNIDHVPQNDDDDLEELLKITGTGHRKMKISEYSSNINQSTGSSVTIQSVQARSTAESTDDIQKWLDDVLILDS; encoded by the exons aTGGATGTGATCCCTCCTCGACATAGGAAACAGCGCAACTCAAATTTTAAAACGACCGAAACGGGCGTCGTGCATCaagaaaatgaacaattttccaaGCGTGAGCTGTTAAGCAACTGGAACAAATACGACGATAACGTTCCACAAACTGACGCTCCACTTGCCTCTAATTTCGAAGAGCTGCTATCACAGCCAGCATCAGTGGGCGGTCACTTTTTGTTCAATTCGGAAAAAG GTTGGGAGTCCAACGACGACTGGTACAATCGCGACGATTATTTCCAGCTTAATTTGATAGAATTAAGCAAAAGTCTTGCGACCTTACCATACTATGAACGTCTGAGCTACTCGCAAAGCATTTTCAGTTCAGAagaaattgatgaaatgaatAGGCAAGCAAAATATCAACTTTTTAAATGGCAATCGAAAGGCAGCAACACTGGATCGTCTAGGGATGTCAAATGTGAAGCAAATGTACACAATATTGATCACGTACCACAAAATGATGACGATGATTTGGAggaattgttaaaaataactGGAACTGGacatcgaaaaatgaaaatttcagaatatTCATCAAACATCAATCAGTCAACGGGTAGTAGCGTCACAATTCAATCGGTCCAAGCACGGAGCACTGCAGAGTCCACAGACGATATTCAGAAATGGTTGGACGATGTTCTGATACTGGACAGTTAA